One window of Parambassis ranga chromosome 3, fParRan2.1, whole genome shotgun sequence genomic DNA carries:
- the LOC114433709 gene encoding very long-chain acyl-CoA synthetase gives MEIYFISFILASIFILPIALKTFSPYVWMDFLYFGDLLRILVRFVARRRRRPFFFVLDRFLEQTAAHPDKPFVVFEKESYTYTYTDTRSNKIANALQTLPDYKAGDTVALFMGNEPAFVFTWLALAKLGSPVALLNHNIRTKSLLHCFNCCKAKVLIAASELKEAVEDVLPSLMEQGVTVLLMAKHCDTPGIEAFTDKVDEASDTSLPRSLRSHITFNSPAVYIYTSGTTGLPKAAVVNQNRLLTALAILSSNGVLPSDIIYVNLPLYHTAGFLIGFIGSIETGSTIILKRKFSASQFWDDCRKYNVTVVQYIGEVMRYLCSTPKRDNDKDHKVRLAIGNGVRAEVWREFLNRFGNIHVREFYASTEGNVGFVNYVGKIGAIGRVNFLHRNLFPYTLVKYDTERDEPIRDANGLCVEALKGETGLLVSKITDIAPFVGYAQNEEQTERKRLRNVLKKGDLYFNTGDLMRIDKDNFIYFQDRVGDTFRWKGENVATTEVSDILTISDCLEEANVYGVQVPGHEGRIGMAAVTVKKGLQFDGSKLYKHVASYLPSYARPRFIRIQNAVEVTGTFKQMKMKLVEESFDTGRIQDPLYILDDSVKSYTPLTAQVHSSIITGNLKL, from the exons ATGGAGATTTAtttcatttcgttcattttagCCAGTATCTTCATCCTACCGATCGCACTGAAAACTTTTTCCCCTTACGTCTGGATGGATTTTCTTTATTTCGGGGATCTGTTGCGCATTTTGGTGAGGTTTGTGGCGAGGCGAAGGAGGAGACCTTTCTTCTTCGTTTTGGACCGTTTCTTGGAGCAGACCGCTGCGCACCCAGACAAGCCCTTTGTGGTGTTTGAAAAAGAAAGCTACACGTACACGTACACAGATACAAGGAGCAACAAGATTGCCAACGCGCTCCAGACTCTCCCCGATTACAAAGCAGGGGACACCGTGGCACTTTTCATGGGGAATGAGCCCGCCTTCGTGTTTACCTGGCTGGCCTTGGCAAAACTAGGCTCTCCTGTGGCTCTGCTCAATCACAACATCCGCACCAAGTCCCTGCTGCACTGCTTTAACTGCTGCAAGGCAAAAGTGCTGATAGCAGCTTCAG AGCTGAAGGAAGCAGTGGAGGATGTGCTGCCCTCGCTGATGGAGCAGGGTGTCACTGTCCTGCTGATGGCCAAACACTGTGACACACCTGGAATAGAGGCCTTCACTGATAAAGTGGATGAAGCGTCAGACACCTCGCTCCCCCGCTCCCTCAGATCACACATCACCTTCAACAGCCCTGCGGTTTATATCTACACCTCTGGAACTACAG GTCTTCCAAAGGCAGCTGTGGTCAACCAGAACCGCCTCCTAACAGCTCTGGCCATTCTGTCTTCAAACGGTGTGCTGCCAAGTGACATCATCTACGTCAACCTACCTCTTTACCACACAGCTGGATTTCTAATTGGCTTTATTGGCTCCATTGAGACAG ggtcAACCATAATCCTGAAGAGGAAGTTTTCTGCCTCTCAGTTCTGGGATGACTGCAGGAAATACAATGTGACTGTTGTCCAGTACATAGGAGAGGTGATGCGTTACCTCTGTAGTACACCAAAG AGAGACAATGACAAGGATCACAAAGTAAGACTGGCCATTGGCAATGGTGTTCGAGCTGAGGTATGGAGAGAGTTTCTCAATCGCTTTGGCAACATTCACGTTCGAGAGTTTTACGCCTCCACTGAGGGGAATGTGGGATTTGTCAACTATGTGGGGAAAATTGGAGCTATTGGACGAGTCAACTTTTTGCATCGG AATCTGTTTCCATACACTCTTGTCAAATACGACACGGAGCGAGACGAACCCATTCGAGATGCTAACGGCCTGTGCGTGGAGGCACTCAAAG GTGAGACAGGACTGTTGGTGTCAAAGATCACAGACATAGCTCCTTTTGTCGGCTACGCCCAAAACGAAGagcaaacagagaggaaaagactTCGCAATGTTCTCAAGAAAGGAGATCTTTACTTCAACACTGGAGACCTCATGAGGATCGATAAAgacaattttatttattttcaggaTCGTGTAGGTGACACATTCAG GTGGAAGGGTGAGAACGTGGCCACGACTGAAGTCTCCGACATCCTGACCATCAGTGATTGTCTCGAAGAAGCCAACGTTTACGGTGTCCAAGTGCCAG GGCATGAAGGACGTATTGGCATGGCAGCTGTCACTGTGAAGAAAGGCCTTCAGTTTGATGGCAGTAAATTATACAAACATGTGGCGAGCTACCTGCCTTCATATGCACGGCCTCGCTTTATAAGGATACAG AATGCTGTGGAGGTGACAGGAACTtttaaacagatgaagatgaagttGGTGGAGGAGAGTTTTGATACGGGACGCATCCAGGACCCTCTTTACATCCTTGACGACAGTGTGAAGAGCTACACACCACTGACCGCTCAGGTCCACAGCTCCATCATAACCGGAAACCTCAAACTGTGA